In Zygosaccharomyces rouxii strain CBS732 chromosome D complete sequence, one DNA window encodes the following:
- a CDS encoding SLM1 family PH domain-containing protein (similar to uniprot|P40485 Saccharomyces cerevisiae YIL105C SLM1 Phosphoinositide PI4 5P(2) binding protein forms a complex with Slm2p acts downstream of Mss4p in a pathway regulating actin cytoskeleton organization in response to stress phosphorylated by the Tor2p-containing complex TORC2): MSNHNKLRNISDVTSQQNSNLQQFQNLHTISTSSSNRSQVQEQEEDGEEEEGEEQEEDGEGDELQQSETAVPQQPLHDSSLTERLSGSDSPKQHLQEPVVLTSGTLQPSPAMQKQNSLDHHHNYHQQQVQAPYLNNEYVNGNGARASPSSSQLPKLSTSFSRTPKSGSGSAGGSVGGSSAIMTPRRSKKSDPRNPLVVLMPASAQPTEVLASRFSAWRSVIRSIITYLTETASIQDEIVRQQLRLTHAVQFPFFVAEGQKPNSNEEKTAQNFFMPAGSGSIQELPSILNQYHGTVASHASRMSKELTNDVIPRLEDLRRDLLVKIKEIKALQSDFKNSCFKELQQTKVDMKHYLEAIEEAHHGAPKHDPYLAKIVLDRQIRKQLSEENFVHEAFDNLESSGSELENVVVMEIQNSLTIYARLIGEESQLVFDILLSRLDGGFLSRNPEFEWSNFIKRDPNFIAPNLPMRKLKEISYKYQYDPLSYEIRSGVLERRSKFLKSYSKGYYVLTPNFLHEFKTSDRKKDQVPMMSLPLGECTVTEHSKPGSSDDKFVLHAKQNGIIHRGHNWVFRTDNFDSMMSWFEDLKVLTSLNGLKEKNRFIQDRLNLTSDGRPKEMLMATSPSTGLPRNSTDRSLRGHISGSTSGYSGPPLQNDLNGNPSAPRLDNQTNTTTNSSLPDTNKLDISSDSMGNVYASSLENETKT; the protein is encoded by the coding sequence ATGTCTAACCACAATAAATTGAGGAACATTTCTGATGTGACTTCCCAGCAGAATTCGAATCTGCAAcagtttcaaaatcttcacaCAATTAGTACGTCATCCAGTAATAGATCACAAGTGCAAGAACAGGAAGAAGAcggagaagaagaagaaggagaagaacaggaagaagatggagAGGGAGATGAACTACAACAAAGTGAAACAGCAGTACCGCAGCAGCCGCTGCATGATTCTTCATTAACAGAAAGATTGAGTGGTTCTGATTCACCCAAACAACACCTCCAAGAGCCGGTAGTTCTAACATCTGGCACGTTACAGCCGTCCCCAGCAATGCAAAAGCAAAACTCGTTGGACCATCATCACAACTACCATCAACAACAGGTGCAGGCACCCTATTTGAACAATGAATATGTCAATGGTAATGGAGCTCGTGCATCTCCGAGCAGCAGTCAACTTCCGAAATTGAGTACTTCATTTTCTCGTACGCCAAAGAGTGGTAGCGGTAGCGCTGGTGGTAGCGttggtggtagtagtgCCATAATGACGCCTCGACGCTCTAAAAAGTCAGATCCTAGAAATCCACTGGTGGTTCTTATGCCAGCATCGGCCCAGCCAACAGAAGTCTTGGCCAGCAGATTTTCTGCTTGGAGAAGTGTTATTAGATCTATCATAACATACTTGACAGAAACCGCATCAattcaagatgaaattgtaaGACAACAATTGAGATTAACGCATGCTGTACAATTCCCATTTTTTGTTGCAGAAGGTCAAAAGCCTAATTCGAATGAAGAGAAAACTGcacaaaattttttcatgCCAGCAGGCTCAGGGTCAATCCAGGAATTACCATCCATTTTGAACCAATATCATGGTACTGTTGCTTCTCATGCTTCAAGAATGTCTAAAGAATTAACTAATGATGTTATTCCTCGTCTTGAAGATTTAAGAAGGGATCTATTAGTTAAAATCAAAGAGATTAAAGCGTTACAGtcagatttcaaaaattcatgctttaaagaattacagCAGACTAAAGTTGATATGAAACATTACTTAGAAGCTATCGAAGAAGCTCATCATGGTGCACCGAAACATGATCCCTATTTGGCTAAGATAGTTTTGGACAGACAGATTAGAAAACAATTAAGTGAAGAAAACTTTGTTCATGAAGCGTTTgacaatttggaatcttcAGGTAGcgaattggaaaatgtggTTGTTATGGAGATCCAAAATTCGTTGACTATCTATGCACGCCTTATCGGTGAAGAGTCCCAACTCGTTTTTGACATTTTATTATCAAGATTAGATGGTGGATTTCTAAGTAGAAATCCAGAATTTGAATGGagtaatttcatcaagagAGATCCAAATTTTATTGCCcccaatttaccaatgaGAAAACTAAAGGAAATTTCTTATAAATACCAATACGATCCTTTATCATACGAAATTCGTTCAGGTGTACTTGAAAGAAGATCTAAATTCCTTAAATCATATTCAAAGGGTTACTACGTTTTAACACCGAATTTTCTGCATGAATTTAAAACTTCTGATAGGAAAAAAGATCAAGTGCCAATGATGTCATTACCGTTAGGGGAATGTACAGTAACAGAACATTCAAAACCAGGTTCGTCCGATGATAAATTTGTATTGCACGCTAAGCAAAATGGGATTATTCATAGGGGTCATAATTGGGTTTTCAGAACTGATAATTTCGATTCTATGATGTCTTGgtttgaagatttaaaagttttaaCTTCGTTGAATGGTctgaaagagaagaacaGATTTATCCAAGACAGACTTAATTTAACATCTGATGGCAGGCCCAAAGAGATGCTAATGGCAACTTCTCCTAGTACTGGTTTACCAAGAAATTCTACAGATAGATCTCTAAGAGGTCACATCAGTGGTTCAACAAGTGGTTATAGTGGTCCTCCTTTACAAAATGATCTTAACGGTAACCCGTCGGCCCCCCGTTTGGATAATCAAACAAACACTACTACAAATTCATCACTCCCAGATACAAATAAACTCGATATAAGTAGTGATTCAATGGGTAATGTCTACGCGTCCTCATTAGAGAATGAGACGAAGACGTAA
- the LAP2 gene encoding bifunctional aminopeptidase/epoxide hydrolase (similar to uniprot|Q10740 Saccharomyces cerevisiae YNL045W Similar to human LTA4 hydrolase but in vivo substrates not yet defined.), with protein sequence MLSRSTKNLVRKMTLPSLVESRRPKTSPDIDPSTLSNYQQFQIQKTTLNLEVSFDQRIINGSVLYQLRSLQAQEEATNRLCLDTSYLQIHNVTLGGSKNLQWELKPRQEPLGSQLVLEYSKDKNEEHSLQIDFSTTERCTALQWLSGKQTSGKPYVFSQLEAIHARSLFPCFDTPSVKSVITANIASRYPVVFSGRIAADPSDGQNGNKIYHFEQPVPIPFYLIGIASGDLESAPIGPRSSVYTEPFRLKDAQWEFDGDVEKFIQAAEKIVFPYEWGTYDVLINVDSYPYGGMESPNMTFATPTLIAHDKSNIDVIAHELAHSWSGNLVTNCSWNHFWLNEGWTVYLERRIVGALHGEPARHLSALIGWNDLSESINAMSDPERFSKLLQDLGTKGDPDEAFSSVPYEKGFNLLFHLENKLGGPENFDPFVKHYFQKFAKQSLDTYQFLDTLYEFYQDKREILDSVDWETWLYKPGMPPKPKFDTSLADDVYELAGKWFKAAQSGDYNGFTPDDLNKVSTVQLVLFLDTLVQSENSVDWSKHADAARHLLEIYHEKVVNSQNAEIVFRKFRFQVESRIEGSYKELAQWLGTVGRMKFVRPGFRLLNKVDRPLALETFQELKDTYHPICKALVKQDLGLS encoded by the coding sequence ATGCTATCGAGATCGACAAAGAACCTCGTGCGCAAGATGACATTACCATCTCTAGTAGAATCCAGAAGGCCCAAGACTAGCCCAGATATCGACCCCTCTACACTTTCCAATtatcaacaatttcaaattcaaaagacaACATTGAATCTTGAAGTATCATTCGATCAAAGAATCATTAATGGTAGTGTTCTTTACCAATTACGTTCTTTGCAGGCCCAAGAGGAAGCAACTAACAGGTTGTGCCTCGATACTTCATATTTACAGATCCACAATGTCACATTAGGTGGTAGTAAGAATTTGCAATGGGAGCTAAAACCACGCCAAGAACCATTAGGTTCTCAGTTGGTTCTAGAATATTCTAAAGACAAGAATGAAGAACATTCCTTGCAGATCGACTTTTCCACTACGGAACGTTGTACTGCGTTACAATGGCTCAGCGGTAAACAGACCTCCGGTAAACCATACGTGTTTTCTCAGTTGGAAGCCATCCACGCACGTTCTTTGTTCCCCTGTTTCGATACTCCTTCTGTTAAATCCGTGATTACGGCAAATATCGCATCGCGTTACCCTGTCGTGTTTTCCGGGAGAATAGCCGCTGACCCAAGTGATGGTCAGAATGGCAATAAAATATACCATTTTGAACAGCCAGTACCTATTCCCTTCTATTTGATAGGTATCGCATCGGGTGATTTGGAGTCAGCACCTATCGGACCTCGTTCTTCTGTGTATACTGAGCCCTTTAGGTTGAAGGATGCACAATGGGAATTTGACGGtgatgtggaaaaattcattcaagctgctgaaaaaattgttttcCCCTATGAATGGGGGACATATGATGTTTTGATCAATGTTGATTCTTATCCCTATGGTGGTATGGAATCTCCTAATATGACTTTTGCTACACCAACTCTGATTGCACATGATAAATCCAACATAGATGTGATTGCCCATGAATTGGCGCATTCATGGTCAGGTAACTTGGTAACCAATTGTTCATGGAATCATTTTTGGTTAAATGAGGGATGGACTGTTTATTTGGAACGTCGTATTGTAGGTGCGCTTCATGGTGAGCCTGCTCGTCATTTGAGCGCCCTCATTGGGTGGAACGATTTATCGGAATCTATCAATGCTATGTCTGATCCTGAGAGGTTCTCTAAATTGTTACAAGATTTGGGTACCAAAGGTGATCCCGATGAAGCATTTTCATCCGTACCTTACGAGAAGGGATTTAATCTGTTGTTCCATTTAGAGAACAAGTTAGGTGGGCCCGAAAATTTTGATCCGTTTGTCAAACATTATTTCCAGAAATTTGCCAAGCAATCTTTAGACActtatcaatttttggatacCCTTTACGAATTTTATCAAGATAAACGTGAGATATTAGATTCGGTAGATTGGGAAACTTGGTTGTACAAACCAGGTATGCCACCAAAACCTAAATTTGATACTTCATTGGCTGATGACGTCTACGAATTGGCAGGTAAATGGTTTAAAGCAGCTCAATCTGGTGATTACAATGGATTTACGCCAGACGATTTAAACAAAGTTAGTACCGTTCAATTGGTCTTATTTTTAGATACATTGGTACAATCTGAGAATAGCGTAGACTGGTCTAAACACGCAGATGCTGCAAGACATTTACTAGAAATCTACCATGAAAAGGTCGTTAATTCACAGAATGCGGAAATCGTTTTCAGAAAATTCAGATTTCAAGTtgaatcaagaattgaaggGTCTTACAAAGAGTTGGCTCAATGGCTGGGAACAGTAGGTAGAATGAAATTCGTTAGACCAGGTTTCAGACTGTTAAACAAGGTGGATAGGCCATTGGCACTTGAAACCTTCCAAGAGTTGAAAGACACCTACCATCCGATCTGTAAAGCCCTAGTTAAGCAGGACTTAGGTCTTTCGTGA
- the YIP3 gene encoding Yip3p (similar to uniprot|P53633 Saccharomyces cerevisiae YNL044W YIP3 Interacts with YPT proteins) produces MNQLGALGQFSRFTENLSSERIKGEFQNLQSKLSTVRPPQEFFNVKNFSKPQNFAELQSRVSYNVKYYQSNYGIIIGALSVYSLLTNLLLLFVISLVVLGVAGISRLRGEDWVTPVGTFKVNQLYTALTCVAVPLGFLASPFTTILWLVGASAVTVIGHASFMEKPIQVVFEEETV; encoded by the exons ATGAATCAACTAGGTGCCTTAGGT CAATTCTCTCGTTTTACTGAAAACTTATCCTCGGAAAGGATTAAGGGAGAGTTCCAGAATTTACAAAGTAAATTATCAACTGTTCGTCCACCACAAGAATTCTTTAATGTCAAGAATTTCTCTAAACCTCAAAACTTTGCAGAATTACAATCAAGGGTTTCTTATAACGTGAAATACTACCAAAGTAATTATGGTATCATTATTGGTGCCTTGAGTGTTTACAGccttttaaccaatttacTTTTGTTATTTGTGATATCCCTAGTTGTCCTCGGTGTTGCAGGTATTAGCAGACTTCGCGGTGAAGATTGGGTTACACCTGTTGGTACCTTCAAAGTTAATCAATTGTACACCGCATTAACCTGCGTGGCAGTACCATTAGGTTTTCTAGCATCTCCATTTACCACTATCCTTTGGTTAGTTGGTGCTTCTGCGGTTACCGTCATCGGCCACGCTTCATTTATGGAAAAACCAATTCAAGTGGTtttcgaagaagaaactgtGTAA
- the BOP3 gene encoding Bop3p (weakly similar to uniprot|P53958 Saccharomyces cerevisiae YNL042W BOP3 Protein of unknown function potential Cdc28p substrate overproduction suppresses a pam1 slv3 double null mutation), whose product MNTLGMTDNDSGENYYNENGSNDVQTSILEIVYGTKVHLQGLNEDAVVRALEFKVEQERTKQQFYRLENIAKSIELFKLASEMGVPANHIASIFANDNNPSPPLAEQLQQQLRQGQQEEQREQSPRSQSRPPVSYKFPPAGSNLPPKPMSFPSLNVNRAHSPAKIGANAVAVLNENVALKEEIDNRVTPCRRNDEFDNDYDSSNDNSHHSHSSRSSNNEPENNTNINTSTGGNKVFQRNFSVPGSKYSSPQIPIGATPIINLNRAEKSNQRLKQQESLQRSQQQQQQQLPPLQLQQQQGNSGSWKKLGMVGKKHRRTKSGSSFGVIDLNILESSKQPQETPKPNQQQQQQQQQQGPQSQQNTSQQPPQAPGISRSPNLNSHDEKTCSENSSRNPSPVRNTREVNSVAKLLNSS is encoded by the coding sequence ATGAATACATTAGGGATGACAGATAATGATTCAGGTGAAAATTATtataatgaaaatggtagTAATGATGTGCAAACATCTATATTAGAAATTGTATATGGGACCAAAGTTCATCTGCAAGGGTTGAATGAGGATGCGGTAGTTAGAGCATTAGAATTTAAAGTGGAACAGGAAAGAACCAAGCAACAGTTTTATCGGTTGGAAAATATTGCAAAATCGATTGAATTGTTTAAACTTGCAAGTGAAATGGGTGTTCCTGCGAACCACATTGCATCGATTTTCGCAAATGATAACAATCCCTCTCCACCGTTAGCAGAACAgttacaacaacagttaCGACAAGGGCAACAAGAGGAACAACGAGAACAATCACCCCGTTCACAAAGTCGACCTCCAGTTAGTTATAAATTCCCGCCAGCTGGGAGtaatttaccaccaaaacCCATGAGTTTCCCTTCATTGAATGTTAATAGAGCTCATTCACCTGCGAAAATTGGAGCCAATGCAGTTGCTGtattaaatgaaaatgttgcattgaaggaagaaatCGATAATCGCGTTACCCCATGTAGAAGAAATGATGAATTCGATAATGATTATGACAgtagtaatgataatagtCATCATAGTCACTCAAGTcgtagtagtaataatgagCCTGAAAACAATACAAATATAAATACCAGCACCGGTGGTAACAAGGTTTTCCAaaggaatttttcagtgCCAGGTTCCAAATACTCTTCACCACAGATACCGATTGGTGCAACACCAATAATCAACCTTAATAGGgctgaaaaatccaatCAAAGGCTAAAGCAACAAGAGTCATTACAACGatcacaacaacaacaacaacaacagctaCCGCCGCTGCAGctacagcagcagcaggGGAATAGTGgatcttggaaaaaattaGGAATGGTGGGTAAGAAGCATAGACGTACGAAGTCGGGATCGTCGTTTGGTGTTATCGATTTAAACATATTAGAGTCATCGAAGCAACCTCAGGAAACACCTAAACCCAatcagcagcagcagcagcaacagcaacaacaaggGCCACAATCGCAACAGAATACATCACAGCAACCACCCCAGGCGCCAGGGATATCTAGGTCACCAAATCTAAATTCtcatgatgaaaagacTTGTAGTGAAAACAGTAGTAGAAATCCGAGTCCTGTACGCAATACAAGAGAAGTGAATTCTGTGGCTAAATTATTAAATAGTAGTTGA
- the SHQ1 gene encoding Hsp90 cochaperone SHQ1 (similar to uniprot|P40486 Saccharomyces cerevisiae YIL104C SHQ1 Essential nuclear protein required for accumulation of box H/ACA snoRNAs and for rRNA processing interacts with Naf1p), which produces MITPKFRITQDDDFVHIKVNVSSLRFNAAGLEMVVEENVFVFHLSPYYLRLRFPHNLVDDENSTARYESKDESIDIKLPKEVKGQFFEDLDVPTKLLARQGDILGASNVESASEAPQKGPLIQEVGGDDNNSGDHRIESLEEQGEAFNWEIEQKPAETTDGILKTKYGFDNFYDTIISVSLANGNDINELDDPEHTGSNDRVKERLEKEKLKFDAEYYVSEYMVYKYGSPEELEINGIKEVLQNTPPVVKQYLKWYKSTEEKNSTMPIEFSDKEQTQMQNNIPRKEYLIQDSKTPYVTVLNILFGYIFEQIENDGIHNTESAWTIGRLVPQISFLDQQLLLEEDLGTVSIIKAAVITGTRRSLCYPLHRNFELILRAWNFVYYLLRGGHRLIARCILDVHEVFRFHDVYYVYNKILLDDLCSWFLSKGNENVIRSLAVELKKEIDAISKDQIEFDCLAGIDETTGEPTWENLTLKEMELIAEQQYRESQ; this is translated from the coding sequence ATGATTACTCCCAAGTTTCGAATTACCCAGGATGATGATTTCGTCCATATAAAAGTCAATGTCTCCAGTTTACGGTTCAATGCAGCTGGACTTGAAATGGTAGTAGAGGAAAACGTATTTGTATTCCACCTGTCACCCTACTACTTGAGATTGAGGTTTCCGCATAACTTGgttgatgatgagaattCAACTGCCAGATACGAATCCAAGGATGAATCCATTGATATCAAGCTGCCAAAAGAGGTGAAGGGacaattctttgaagatctAGACGTCCCCACGAAACTGCTGGCTAGACAGGGGGATATCCTGGGTGCATCTAATGTAGAATCCGCTAGTGAAGCCCCACAAAAGGGACCCTTAATTCAAGAggttggtggtgatgacAACAACAGTGGTGACCATAGAATTgaatctttggaagaacaaGGCGAAGCTTTCAATTGGGAAATTGAGCAGAAACCTGCCGAGACTACAGACGGGATTCTCAAGACCAAATATGGATTTGACAATTTTTATGATACGATTATATCTGTTTCATTAGCTAATGGCAACGATATAAACGAATTGGATGATCCTGAACACACTGGTTCCAATGATCGTGTTAAGGAAAGActtgaaaaagaaaaattgaaattcGATGCAGAATATTATGTTTCAGAATACATGGTATATAAATATGGATCTCCTGAAGAGCTAGAAATAAATGGTATAAAAGAGGTGCTCCAAAATACACCACCTGTGGTCAAACagtatttgaaatggtACAAATCCACTGAGGAAAAGAATTCGACCATGCCAATAGAGTTTTCAGATAAAGAGCAAACCCAAATGCAAAACAATATTCCTCGAAAGGAGTATCTAATTCAAGATTCTAAAACACCTTACGTAACCGTGTTAAACATTTTATTCGGTTACAtctttgaacaaattgaaaatgatggTATCCATAATACTGAAAGTGCATGGACTATTGGTAGATTAGTCCCACAAATATCATTTTTGGACCAACAGCTACTGTTGGAAGAAGACCTAGGTACCGTGTCTATCATTAAAGCCGCGGTCATAACTGGTACCAGGCGATCTCTATGCTATCCACTCCacagaaattttgaattaaTACTCAGAGCTTGGAATTTTGTCTATTACCTACTACGTGGTGGGCATAGGTTAATAGCTCGTTGCATACTAGACGTTCACGAAGTATTCAGATTCCATGACGTCTACTACGTTTATAACAAAATTCTGTTGGATGATCTATGTTCATGGTTCCTTTCAAAAGGCAACGAGAATGTGATTAGAAGTTTAGCAGTTGAATTAAAAAAGGAAATCGATGCGATTTCTAAGGATCAGATAGAATTCGATTGTTTAGCAGGAATTGACGAAACTACTGGCGAACCCACATGGGAAAATTTgactttgaaagaaatggagCTAATAGCAGAACAACAATACAGAGAAAGTCAATAA
- the DPH1 gene encoding 2-(3-amino-3-carboxypropyl)histidine synthase (highly similar to uniprot|P40487 Saccharomyces cerevisiae YIL103W DPH1 Protein required along with Dph2p Kti11p Jjj3p and Dph5p for synthesis of diphthamide which is a modified histidine residue of translation elongation factor 2 (Eft1p or Eft2p) may act in a complex with Dph2p and Kti11p) — MSTEKPAVPKRRFVGARKIVGNKESVVTKDVSAVTHKPRSKVSVGRAINHIPDEIMNDKELNEAIKVLPSNYNFEIHKTVWNIKKHNAKRVALQMPEGLLIYSLVISDILEQFCGVQTVVMGDVSYGACCIDDYTARALECDFIVHYAHSCLVPIDVTKIKVLYIFVTINIEEQHIMRTLQKNFPKGSRLATFGTIQFNPTIHSLKDKLLNDEDHMLYLIPPQIKPLSKGEVLGCTSERLNKEQIDAMVYIGDGRFHLESAMIHNPDIPAYRYDPYSRKFTREYYEQKELVKLRSDAVEAASKGKTFGLILGALGRQGNLATVQNLEKSLTAAGKTVVKIILSEIFPQKLSMFENVDVFVQVACPRLSIDWGYAFNKPLLTPYEANVMLQRDIGFNQDYYPMDYYEVNGYGRGKIPAHAIHKEQDVQ; from the coding sequence ATGAGTACTGAGAAGCCTGCGGTCccaaaaagaagatttgttGGTGCTAGGAAGATTGTTGGTAATAAAGAATCTGTGGTCACTAAAGATGTTTCTGCCGTTACCCACAAGCCAAGGTCAAAGGTGAGTGTTGGCAGGGCTATCAATCACATTCCAGATGAAATCATGAATGATAAGGAGCTGAATGAAGCCATAAAAGTTTTGCCTTCCAATTACAATTTCGAAATTCACAAGACCGTTTGGAATATCAAGAAGCACAATGCTAAGAGAGTAGCACTACAGATGCCCGAAGGTCTATTGATTTATTCGCTGGTGATAAGTGATATTCTAGAACAGTTTTGTGGTGTGCAAACCGTTGTGATGGGTGATGTCTCCTACGGTGCTTGTTGTATTGATGATTATACCGCTAGAGCATTGGAATGTGACTTCATTGTTCATTATGCACATTCATGTTTGGTACCGATAGATGTCACTAAAATTAAAGTTCTTTATATCTTCGTTACCATCAAcattgaagaacaacaCATCATGAGGACGCTGCAGAAAAATTTCCCCAAGGGTTCTCGACTGGCAACATTTGGTaccattcaattcaatCCTACAATTCATAGTTTAAAGGATAAATTGTTGAACGATGAGGATCACATGCTGTATCTAATTCCTCCTCAGATCAAGCCATTGTCCAAAGGTGAAGTTTTGGGGTGTACTTCAGAGAGACTTAATAAGGAACAGATTGATGCCATGGTTTACATTGGTGATGGTAGGTTCCATTTGGAATCTGCTATGATCCATAATCCTGATATACCGGCTTACAGATATGATCCATACAGCAGAAAATTTACTCGTGAGTATTATGAACAGAAGGAATTGGTTAAGTTGAGGTCAGACGCTGTGGAAGCGGCTAGCAAGGGTAAGACTTTTGGATTGATTTTAGGTGCATTAGGTAGACAAGGTAATCTGGCAACCGTACaaaatttagaaaaaaGTCTTACAGCGGCTGGTAAAACTGTAGTTAAAATTATCCTTAGTGAGATTTTTCCTCAAAAGCTTTCGATGTTTGAGAACGTCGATGTATTTGTTCAAGTAGCATGCCCCAGATTATCCATCGATTGGGGGTATGCATTTAATAAGCCTCTATTGACGCCTTATGAAGCTAACGTTATGCTTCAAAGGGATATAGGATTTAATCAGGATTATTACCCAATGGATTATTACGAGGTTAACGGTTATGGTCGCGGTAAGATTCCTGCACACGCTATTCACAAGGAACAAGACGTACAATAA